The proteins below come from a single Drosophila miranda strain MSH22 chromosome Y unlocalized genomic scaffold, D.miranda_PacBio2.1 Contig_Y1_pilon, whole genome shotgun sequence genomic window:
- the LOC117190177 gene encoding pollen-specific leucine-rich repeat extensin-like protein 1 produces MNATENTPAKAHQRAAASAESPEVVDLTDFSDAEEPESAAKADEEAAPKPGVAEEPHTSDGDMYADMELGADEAGAADHEGPRDSPPLFFRRPSGFRRENLWSPPPYKRRAAPCSPEPGSPSFEEEFEDAGSSQHSFPEPETPSYAPMFEQEFEDAGYHQRRDPRTGRGIYRPERGLERYIPKPYNAYYDDGESEEEEPYGRQFIAETETFHHTDIPRSRGTNRLPLRTGRPSQGKPPHAEARPPTPASDPPRCPNPPEESAAATPPHAEARPPTPASDPPRCPNPPEESAATTPTHAEAPYAEAAQALPLNGPPGLQKRETPLRFDKRS; encoded by the exons AGCCGCTGCATCAGCAGAGTCACCCGAAGTCGTAGACCTCACGGATTTCTCCGACGCCGAGGAACCGGAGTCCGCTGCCAAGGCGGACGAGGAAGCCGCCCCGAAGCCAGGAGTAGCCGAAGAACCCCACACCTCCGATGGGGACATGTACGCAGATATGGAGCTAGGCGCCGACGAGGCAGGGGCAGCCGACCACGAGGGTCCCCGAGACAGCCCCCCGCTGTTCTTCCGCCGACCATCCGGGTTCCGTCGAGAGAACCTGTGGTCGCCGCCGCCGTATAAACGACGAGCCGCGCCCTGCTCCCCGGAGCCAGGGTCACCGTCATTCGAAGAGGAGTTCGAAGATGCCGGTTCTAGCCAGCACAGCTTCCCGGAACCAGAGACGCCATCATACGCGCCGATGTTCGAACAGGAGTTTGAAGATGCCGGTTATCACCAGCGCCGCGATCCCCGAACCGGCCGTGGCATTTACCGCCCCGAGAGGGGGCTGGAGCGTTACATACCGAAACCATACAACGCGTACTACGACGACGGGGAGAGCGAAGAGGAGGAACCCTACGGTCGGCAATTCATAGCCGAAACAGAGACCTTTCACCACACG GACATTCCGAGAAGCCGCGGAACCAATCGACTACCGCTCCGAACCGGCCGCCCCAGCCAGGGCAAGCCCCCGCACGCCGAAGCGCGACCGCCAACGCCCGCATCGGATCCTCCCCGATGCCCCAATCCTCCCGAAGAGTCAGCGGCGGCCACGCCCCCGCACGCTGAAGCGCGACCGCCAACGCCCGCATCGGATCCTCCCCGATGCCCCAATCCTCCAGAAGAGTCAGCGGCGACCACACCAACGCACGCCGAAGCGCCCTACGCGGAGGCAGCGCAGGCCCTCCCACTGAATGGCCCACCGGGGCTACAGAAGAGGGAAACGCCGCTCCGGTTCGACAAGCGGAGCTGA